The Chitinophagales bacterium genome includes a region encoding these proteins:
- a CDS encoding esterase family protein, producing MIEQYFKWHSPTLGRETEMLVFGDRGYPIIVFPTSMGHYYQNKDFKLLDAVQWYVNEGKVKIYCVDSVDNDSWYNKKVDPSVRAANHVVYDQFLRYEMAPQVLQDSWHSKLAVAGCSFGGYHAANFAFRYPEITGYLFSMSGAFDIKPQVNGYYDDNVFYNNPFDFLPELNNPALYQMGIVLGSGEHDICLPSNKKLSEILHNKNVPHWLDIVAGASHDWPLWREMFPRYLGEIK from the coding sequence TTGATCGAGCAATATTTTAAATGGCATTCACCAACTCTGGGCCGTGAAACGGAAATGCTTGTTTTTGGTGACCGTGGATACCCTATAATAGTTTTCCCTACTTCAATGGGGCATTATTATCAGAATAAAGATTTTAAGCTTTTAGATGCCGTACAATGGTATGTAAATGAAGGTAAAGTCAAAATCTATTGTGTCGATAGCGTGGATAATGATAGCTGGTATAATAAAAAGGTGGATCCCTCCGTCCGTGCAGCTAACCACGTTGTTTATGATCAATTTCTTCGCTATGAAATGGCACCACAGGTACTGCAGGATTCCTGGCATTCTAAACTGGCCGTTGCAGGTTGCAGCTTCGGTGGCTATCACGCTGCAAATTTTGCTTTTCGCTATCCTGAAATAACGGGCTACCTGTTCAGCATGAGTGGTGCCTTTGATATAAAGCCGCAGGTAAATGGCTACTACGATGATAATGTCTTTTATAATAACCCTTTTGATTTCTTGCCTGAACTTAATAACCCTGCACTTTATCAAATGGGCATTGTGCTTGGCTCCGGAGAGCATGATATCTGCCTCCCCTCCAATAAGAAGTTATCGGAGATACTTCATAATAAAAACGTACCACATTGGCTGGATATCGTGGCAGGAGCTTCTCATGACTGGCCTTTGTGGAGGGAAATGTTTCCCCGATACCTTGGTGAGATTAAGTAA
- a CDS encoding septum formation initiator family protein produces the protein MKINFKTLLYNVRRGRIAPFFKNKYVITVTAFLVWMLFFDKNDIITQIQLHQKLRGYQQKKEYYQQQIKEVNNTKRELQTNQASLEKFARERYMMKKDNEDLYVIVPAKKEEKKIN, from the coding sequence ATGAAAATTAATTTCAAAACACTTCTGTATAATGTTCGCAGGGGCAGAATTGCTCCTTTCTTTAAAAATAAATATGTAATTACCGTAACGGCCTTTCTTGTCTGGATGCTCTTCTTTGATAAAAATGATATCATCACACAAATCCAACTACACCAAAAGCTCAGAGGGTACCAGCAAAAAAAAGAATATTATCAGCAGCAGATAAAAGAGGTTAATAACACCAAAAGAGAATTGCAGACTAACCAGGCTTCACTTGAAAAATTTGCAAGGGAGCGTTACATGATGAAAAAAGACAATGAAGATTTGTATGTAATTGTCCCCGCCAAAAAAGAAGAAAAAAAAATAAATTGA
- the eno gene encoding phosphopyruvate hydratase — MSAIAKIHSRQILDSRGNPTIEAEVTTQSGYYGRASVPSGASTGKHEAVELRDNDKKIYLGKGVLQAVKNVNEIIAELLTGTEVADQQKIDKQMITADATDNKSGLGANAILAVSLAAAHAAANELHLPLYRYLGGVNACTLPVPMMNILNGGVHADNKIDFQEFMIMPFGADSFSEALRMGVEVFHRLKSVLKKKGYATNVGDEGGFAPNIQSNEEAIETVLQAIDDAGFSAGKNIWIAMDAAASELWDDKKQKYIFNKSDGKIFSSDEMVDFWAAWIKKYPIISIEDGLAEDDWEGWKKLTMALGNRIQLVGDDLFVTNVKRLQEGIDEKVANSILIKVNQIGTLTETIRAVDMAHRSSYTSVMSHRSGETEDTTIADLAVALNCGQIKTGSASRSDRVAKYNQLVRIEEELGNNAYYPGKNFKFLQQTS; from the coding sequence ATGAGTGCAATTGCGAAGATCCATTCAAGGCAAATACTTGATTCACGCGGAAACCCCACCATTGAAGCTGAAGTAACTACGCAGAGCGGCTATTATGGCCGGGCGTCAGTACCGTCGGGTGCATCCACCGGAAAGCATGAAGCTGTGGAGTTACGCGATAATGATAAAAAAATTTATTTAGGAAAAGGGGTACTTCAGGCTGTGAAAAATGTTAATGAAATAATTGCTGAACTACTAACAGGTACAGAGGTGGCTGATCAGCAAAAAATTGATAAGCAAATGATTACTGCTGATGCCACAGACAATAAATCCGGGCTTGGAGCGAATGCCATACTTGCAGTATCCCTGGCCGCAGCTCATGCAGCAGCTAACGAATTGCATCTGCCTTTGTACCGGTATTTAGGAGGAGTAAATGCTTGTACGCTTCCTGTTCCTATGATGAACATCCTGAACGGGGGAGTGCATGCGGATAATAAAATTGATTTCCAGGAATTTATGATAATGCCTTTCGGTGCTGATTCATTTTCTGAGGCATTGCGCATGGGTGTGGAAGTGTTTCACAGATTAAAAAGTGTACTTAAGAAAAAAGGATATGCGACTAATGTAGGCGATGAGGGTGGCTTTGCGCCGAATATTCAATCTAATGAAGAGGCCATTGAAACCGTGCTTCAGGCAATAGACGATGCAGGATTTAGTGCCGGGAAAAATATTTGGATTGCGATGGATGCAGCTGCCAGTGAATTATGGGATGACAAAAAGCAAAAATATATCTTCAATAAATCCGATGGCAAGATTTTCAGTTCAGATGAAATGGTTGATTTTTGGGCGGCGTGGATCAAAAAATACCCGATAATTTCTATAGAGGATGGGTTGGCAGAGGATGATTGGGAAGGATGGAAAAAATTAACGATGGCTCTTGGGAACAGGATACAATTGGTAGGGGATGATTTATTTGTAACCAATGTAAAGCGGTTACAGGAGGGCATTGATGAAAAAGTTGCTAACTCGATTTTAATAAAAGTAAACCAGATTGGCACGCTAACAGAAACTATAAGGGCAGTGGATATGGCGCACCGCAGCTCCTATACCAGTGTAATGAGTCATCGCAGCGGTGAAACAGAAGACACTACGATTGCTGATCTGGCAGTCGCACTGAACTGCGGACAGATAAAAACAGGATCCGCTTCCAGATCAGACAGAGTTGCAAAATATAACCAGCTAGTGCGTATTGAAGAAGAACTTGGAAATAACGCATATTACCCTGGAAAAAATTTCAAATTCCTGCAACAAACTTCATGA
- a CDS encoding carbonic anhydrase has translation MKSYEKLLLENKVWAKGKITGDPEYFNRLANLHTPEFLWIGCSDSRVAANEITGTQPGEIFVHRNIANMVVHTDVNLLSVLDYAVNELKVQHVIVCGHYGCGGIKAAITNHDYQQVLNMWLRNIKDVYRLHAEELNTIDEEEKLCDRLVELNVQEQLIHLAKTSIIQRAWKYNNKPHLHGWVYGLKDGLIKPLTDMSPGTRIDPLYEYDNL, from the coding sequence ATGAAATCTTACGAAAAATTGCTACTTGAAAATAAGGTATGGGCAAAAGGTAAAATAACAGGTGACCCTGAATATTTTAATCGGCTTGCAAATCTGCATACACCTGAATTTCTTTGGATCGGCTGCAGTGACAGTCGCGTTGCCGCAAATGAGATCACCGGAACACAGCCCGGAGAAATATTTGTTCATCGCAATATTGCCAACATGGTGGTCCATACAGATGTCAACCTTCTGAGCGTTCTTGATTATGCGGTAAATGAATTAAAGGTACAGCACGTTATTGTATGTGGTCATTATGGTTGCGGAGGCATAAAAGCGGCAATAACTAACCACGATTACCAGCAAGTGCTGAACATGTGGCTGCGGAATATTAAAGATGTTTATCGGCTGCATGCAGAAGAATTAAACACTATTGATGAAGAGGAAAAGCTTTGCGATCGCCTGGTGGAATTAAACGTGCAGGAACAGCTTATTCATCTTGCAAAAACATCCATTATTCAGCGCGCATGGAAATACAACAATAAACCACATTTGCACGGGTGGGTTTATGGGTTGAAAGATGGCTTGATAAAGCCCTTAACGGATATGAGCCCCGGCACCCGAATAGATCCATTATATGAGTACGATAATCTATAG
- a CDS encoding glycosyltransferase family 9 protein, whose protein sequence is MQEDARAFTPQSILIIQTAFLGDVILATSLVEKLHFFFPESRIDFLLRKGNEGALANNPKINQVMIWDKKRKYSSLFQLLHTIRQSKYDLVVNVQRFAASGILAGLSGAKHIIGFDKNPLSFLFTRKVRHSFKGHEVQRNLNLIENITSQETVNPVMYPSVADEHAISVYTQSPYLCIAPASVWFTKQFPVEKWVHFIESITGLYQVYFLGSETDSALCEKIISLIKHHQVQLINLSGKLSLTQTAALMKQAAMNYVNDSAPLHIASAVNAPVTAVFCSTVPEFGFGPLSEKSFVVEINHGLYCRPCGIHGYKACPEGHFKCAFEIQIKDLLRTINIPSTNT, encoded by the coding sequence ATGCAAGAAGATGCCAGGGCCTTCACCCCTCAATCAATCCTTATTATTCAAACTGCTTTCCTTGGGGATGTAATATTAGCAACTTCACTTGTTGAAAAGCTCCATTTCTTTTTCCCGGAAAGCAGAATTGACTTTCTATTGCGAAAAGGAAATGAAGGAGCGCTTGCGAATAATCCAAAAATTAACCAGGTAATGATTTGGGATAAAAAAAGGAAGTACTCCAGCCTTTTTCAGTTGTTACATACCATACGCCAAAGCAAATATGATCTTGTAGTTAATGTGCAGCGCTTTGCTGCATCCGGAATCCTTGCAGGACTTTCAGGAGCTAAGCACATTATAGGCTTCGATAAAAACCCGCTCTCATTTCTTTTTACAAGGAAAGTAAGGCATTCATTTAAAGGCCATGAAGTACAGCGAAATTTAAATCTTATAGAAAATATTACATCGCAGGAAACGGTAAATCCTGTTATGTATCCTTCTGTAGCCGATGAACATGCCATTTCGGTTTATACCCAAAGCCCGTACCTTTGCATTGCGCCCGCATCTGTGTGGTTTACCAAGCAATTTCCGGTGGAAAAATGGGTGCATTTTATAGAATCCATTACTGGTCTATATCAGGTTTATTTCCTCGGTTCTGAAACGGATTCAGCACTTTGTGAGAAAATAATATCACTGATAAAACATCATCAGGTGCAATTGATCAACCTTTCAGGGAAACTTTCACTTACGCAAACAGCTGCCCTTATGAAACAAGCTGCAATGAACTATGTAAATGATTCGGCTCCGTTGCATATTGCATCGGCAGTTAATGCACCGGTTACTGCTGTTTTCTGCTCCACAGTTCCAGAGTTTGGATTCGGACCTCTTTCAGAAAAGTCTTTTGTAGTGGAGATCAACCATGGACTGTATTGCAGGCCGTGCGGCATTCATGGATATAAGGCCTGTCCTGAAGGGCACTTTAAATGTGCCTTTGAAATTCAGATAAAAGACCTGCTCCGGACGATAAATATTCCTTCAACCAATACTTAG
- a CDS encoding MFS transporter — MKGKPRLTFWQIWNMSFGFLGIQFGWDLQRANMGPIYEYLHASPNQIPLLFLAAPLTGLIVQPIIGYLSDRTWHPVFGRRRPYFLIGAILSSICLFLMPNSSSLWMAAGLLWILDTSGNISMEPFRAFVADKLPEEQRTRGFAMQSLMIGLGGSCASALPWMLSHWLNVSNSAAAGIPPSVEYAFYIGGTMFLLAILYTVFTSKEYPPSDPGNRNKIKDTHKGFGNGAREIMHSIINMPVRMKQLAVVQFFTWPGLFLMWFYYSTAVARTIFGAADEKSPAYTQGVEFAGLTLSFYNVVAFVFALVIPLLARSIGRKPTHAFCLICGAIGLISVGFVHDKNLLFLSMTGIGIAWTSILSMPYAMLAGSLPEDKVGIYMGIFNFFIVLPEIIASLFFGWIMSHLLDNNRMLAVQIGGVLMLLAAIICYFIVKDTNGEKA, encoded by the coding sequence ATGAAAGGGAAACCGAGACTTACATTTTGGCAGATCTGGAACATGAGTTTTGGATTTCTGGGGATACAATTCGGATGGGATTTGCAGCGCGCTAATATGGGCCCTATATATGAATACCTTCATGCAAGCCCTAACCAGATTCCCTTACTCTTTTTAGCGGCTCCCTTAACGGGACTCATTGTACAGCCCATTATCGGGTATTTAAGTGACCGTACGTGGCATCCCGTGTTTGGAAGAAGAAGACCTTATTTCCTGATAGGTGCAATACTCAGCTCCATTTGTCTGTTTCTTATGCCTAACAGCAGTTCTTTGTGGATGGCCGCCGGGCTATTATGGATTCTTGATACATCAGGCAACATCAGTATGGAACCCTTCAGGGCTTTTGTTGCCGATAAGCTTCCGGAAGAGCAGCGGACACGGGGATTCGCGATGCAAAGCTTAATGATTGGCCTTGGGGGAAGCTGTGCATCGGCTTTACCCTGGATGCTAAGCCATTGGTTAAATGTTTCAAACTCTGCAGCAGCGGGAATTCCTCCGTCTGTTGAATACGCATTTTACATAGGGGGCACCATGTTTTTACTGGCCATCCTTTATACTGTATTTACTTCAAAGGAATACCCTCCTTCTGATCCCGGAAACAGAAATAAAATTAAGGATACACATAAAGGGTTTGGCAATGGCGCAAGAGAAATTATGCATTCCATTATTAATATGCCTGTCAGGATGAAGCAACTTGCAGTCGTTCAATTTTTTACCTGGCCCGGATTATTTCTTATGTGGTTCTATTATTCAACAGCTGTAGCAAGAACCATTTTTGGCGCAGCAGATGAAAAAAGCCCCGCCTACACCCAGGGCGTGGAATTTGCCGGCCTTACTTTATCATTTTACAATGTAGTGGCATTTGTATTTGCACTTGTGATACCCTTATTAGCACGTTCCATTGGAAGAAAACCTACTCATGCTTTTTGTCTTATATGTGGTGCTATCGGATTAATATCCGTTGGATTTGTTCATGATAAAAATTTGCTTTTTTTAAGCATGACGGGAATAGGGATCGCCTGGACCAGTATTTTATCAATGCCATATGCTATGTTAGCAGGCAGCCTGCCTGAAGATAAGGTCGGAATCTATATGGGTATCTTTAATTTTTTTATTGTACTACCGGAGATTATCGCATCCCTGTTCTTTGGCTGGATCATGTCACACTTACTCGATAATAACCGAATGCTTGCCGTTCAGATTGGCGGAGTTTTGATGCTGCTCGCAGCGATTATCTGTTACTTTATTGTAAAGGACACCAATGGAGAAAAAGCGTGA
- a CDS encoding alpha-amylase, producing MGINTIWLMPVQPIGKVNKKGAYGSPYSISDYYKVNPDFGTVADFKRLVDSVHAKGMYLIIDEVANHTAWDNGWIYTNPDWYTHDSAGKIIPPNPDWTDVADLNYDNSQLRAEMIKSMKYWIDSFNIDGYRCDAASMVPDDFWKSCIDTLRKMRPLLMLAESDDPKMYKDGFDITYGWNMYHDLIHIWKGDSLTSSLFRILASDEVNYPAEYHAIRFITDHDENSWDDVPQVKFLNEDGAKAAFVTMVTLPGVPFIYQGQEVGYPQKINLFEKYNIDWNENPEVRSFYTTMLTLYDSSEILQNGRLEKINSGSEDVLMFNRILEHDSMTVMVNVRNHPVNIVLPGVLAGKSYCSVLKNKAVKHSKSFQLGPYEYEILQFQ from the coding sequence ATGGGAATAAATACCATTTGGCTAATGCCTGTTCAGCCTATCGGAAAAGTAAATAAAAAAGGTGCTTATGGATCGCCCTACTCTATCAGCGATTACTATAAAGTAAATCCCGATTTTGGAACGGTGGCAGATTTTAAAAGACTTGTCGATTCGGTCCATGCAAAAGGGATGTACCTTATTATAGATGAAGTGGCGAATCACACCGCCTGGGATAACGGTTGGATTTACACCAATCCTGACTGGTATACCCATGATTCTGCCGGTAAAATTATTCCTCCGAATCCTGATTGGACTGATGTTGCAGATTTGAATTATGACAACAGCCAATTGCGTGCTGAGATGATTAAGAGTATGAAATACTGGATTGATAGCTTTAACATCGACGGCTACCGTTGCGATGCAGCTTCTATGGTACCTGATGATTTCTGGAAGTCCTGTATTGATACCCTTCGAAAAATGCGGCCTCTTTTAATGCTGGCAGAAAGTGACGATCCGAAAATGTATAAGGATGGTTTTGATATTACTTACGGATGGAATATGTATCACGATTTAATTCACATATGGAAAGGCGACTCCTTAACTTCTTCCCTATTCAGAATTCTTGCATCCGATGAGGTAAATTATCCTGCTGAGTATCATGCAATAAGGTTTATTACCGATCACGATGAGAATAGCTGGGACGATGTGCCGCAAGTTAAATTTTTGAATGAAGATGGTGCGAAAGCTGCATTTGTTACCATGGTGACGCTGCCAGGTGTTCCATTTATTTACCAGGGCCAGGAAGTTGGATATCCTCAGAAAATCAACCTGTTTGAAAAATATAATATCGATTGGAACGAAAATCCGGAGGTGCGTAGTTTTTATACCACTATGCTTACTTTATATGATTCATCTGAAATTTTACAAAATGGCAGACTGGAAAAAATCAACTCCGGTAGTGAAGATGTTCTAATGTTTAACCGGATACTTGAACATGATTCAATGACAGTAATGGTGAATGTGCGCAACCATCCTGTAAATATTGTGTTGCCAGGGGTATTAGCCGGAAAAAGTTATTGCAGTGTATTAAAAAATAAGGCTGTGAAACATTCAAAGAGCTTCCAGCTTGGCCCATACGAGTATGAAATTTTACAATTTCAATAA
- the lpdA gene encoding dihydrolipoyl dehydrogenase, translated as MSNYDVTVIGSGPGGYVAAIRCAQLGMKTAIIEKYLTLGGTCTNVGCIPSKALLDSTEYFFNATHHFKAHGIHIENPSVDFLQMINRKNEVVKTNTAGLNFLMKKNKIDVYSGLGSFVSNNKIAIRKTDGSREEIDSKNIIIATGSKPATLPGITIDKKRIISSTEALSLTAIPKEMVVIGGGIIGCELASVYARIGTKVKIVEYLDSLIANMDGDLGKELLRCMNNIGIESFLSHKVISAIAEENVVNVTAENGKGEKVELKADYCLVAVGRRPYTENLALENAGLHTDDKGKVPVNDQLQTSVPSIYAIGDVIRGVMLAHKAEDEGVFVAETIAGQKPHINYSLIPGVVYTWPEVASVGFTEQELKQKNLSYKKGSFPFKASGRARAAMDTDGFVKVLADKETDEILGVHMIGPRIADLIAEAVVAMEYRASAEDIARISHAHPTYTEAFREACLMATENRAIHL; from the coding sequence ATGAGCAACTACGATGTAACGGTAATTGGATCCGGTCCGGGAGGATATGTTGCAGCCATTCGTTGTGCGCAACTCGGAATGAAGACTGCTATTATTGAAAAATATTTAACGCTGGGTGGAACCTGCACGAATGTGGGCTGCATTCCGTCAAAGGCATTGCTCGATTCTACAGAGTATTTTTTTAATGCTACCCACCACTTTAAAGCGCATGGCATCCATATAGAAAATCCTTCCGTCGATTTTTTACAGATGATAAACAGGAAAAACGAGGTAGTAAAGACAAATACTGCCGGACTTAATTTCCTGATGAAAAAAAATAAAATTGATGTCTATTCCGGTTTAGGAAGTTTTGTTTCAAACAATAAAATTGCCATAAGGAAAACCGATGGGAGCAGAGAAGAGATCGATTCTAAAAATATCATCATAGCAACCGGGAGCAAACCGGCAACTCTTCCCGGAATCACAATAGATAAAAAACGCATCATCAGCTCCACTGAGGCATTATCACTCACAGCTATTCCAAAAGAGATGGTAGTTATTGGCGGTGGCATTATCGGCTGCGAGCTTGCGAGTGTGTATGCACGTATTGGTACCAAAGTAAAAATTGTTGAATACCTGGATTCGCTTATTGCAAATATGGACGGTGATCTTGGGAAGGAATTGCTGCGTTGCATGAACAATATAGGAATTGAAAGTTTCCTTTCTCATAAAGTGATCAGTGCTATTGCCGAAGAAAATGTTGTGAACGTTACAGCTGAAAATGGAAAAGGAGAAAAGGTGGAACTAAAAGCTGATTATTGCCTGGTGGCTGTCGGTAGAAGACCGTACACTGAAAACTTAGCCCTGGAAAATGCAGGATTGCATACCGATGATAAGGGAAAGGTTCCGGTAAATGATCAGTTGCAAACTTCCGTGCCTTCGATCTATGCTATCGGAGATGTGATACGTGGTGTTATGCTTGCACACAAAGCAGAAGATGAAGGTGTATTTGTAGCTGAAACAATCGCAGGTCAAAAACCGCATATCAATTATTCGCTTATTCCCGGAGTAGTTTATACATGGCCTGAGGTGGCTTCTGTAGGATTTACCGAGCAGGAATTAAAGCAAAAAAATTTATCATATAAAAAAGGTTCGTTTCCTTTCAAGGCAAGTGGCCGCGCCAGGGCTGCAATGGACACCGATGGCTTTGTTAAGGTGCTGGCCGATAAGGAGACCGATGAGATATTAGGCGTGCATATGATTGGCCCACGCATTGCAGATCTTATTGCAGAAGCGGTGGTAGCTATGGAATACAGAGCAAGTGCCGAAGATATTGCCCGCATTAGCCACGCTCACCCTACCTATACGGAAGCTTTCCGTGAAGCATGTCTGATGGCTACTGAAAACAGGGCAATACACCTTTAA
- a CDS encoding KTSC domain-containing protein, whose product MKLPDKYGIRLNTENHRKVSSQAVSSIDYSVKEKIIEIKFKEEARIFHYLNVKRNEWNKMMGLAEKKKGLGVYINQVFKKPYNDDYRDYYELIGISEPVDI is encoded by the coding sequence ATGAAACTTCCCGATAAATATGGCATTCGGTTAAACACTGAGAATCATAGAAAAGTAAGCTCTCAGGCTGTATCCAGCATTGATTATTCTGTAAAAGAAAAGATAATAGAGATTAAGTTTAAGGAAGAGGCGAGAATTTTCCATTATTTGAATGTTAAAAGGAATGAATGGAATAAAATGATGGGGCTTGCTGAGAAGAAAAAGGGTTTGGGTGTCTACATTAATCAGGTGTTCAAGAAGCCTTATAATGACGATTACCGTGATTATTATGAGCTGATAGGTATATCAGAACCAGTTGATATATAA
- a CDS encoding NifU family protein: METTLNKKLVDVYTEMTPNPETMKFVADVMLYANNSADFADESAAKESPLATELFGFPFVKGVFIMNNFVTVTKTPEADWTELIPALRSFVKEYLEEGKETISKNYKPSNKTEASQDESTVITKIKEMLENYVKPAVEMDGGAIKFKSYHEGTVTLMLQGSCSGCPSSMITLKAGIEGLLKRMVPEVQEVVAESI, from the coding sequence ATGGAAACCACTCTTAATAAAAAGTTAGTAGATGTATATACTGAAATGACTCCAAACCCTGAAACAATGAAGTTTGTAGCGGATGTAATGCTGTATGCAAACAATTCGGCGGATTTTGCGGATGAATCAGCTGCCAAAGAGTCACCACTGGCTACGGAGCTTTTTGGGTTTCCTTTTGTAAAGGGAGTTTTTATCATGAATAATTTTGTCACCGTAACTAAAACGCCAGAAGCGGATTGGACCGAACTGATCCCTGCACTCCGTTCTTTTGTAAAAGAATACCTGGAGGAAGGAAAGGAAACTATTTCAAAAAATTATAAACCCTCTAATAAAACAGAAGCTTCACAGGATGAAAGCACTGTGATAACTAAGATTAAGGAAATGCTTGAGAACTATGTAAAGCCTGCTGTGGAAATGGATGGAGGCGCTATTAAATTTAAATCCTACCACGAAGGCACTGTAACGCTTATGTTACAGGGCTCCTGCAGCGGTTGCCCGTCTTCTATGATTACGCTTAAGGCAGGCATCGAAGGATTACTAAAACGTATGGTTCCGGAAGTTCAGGAGGTGGTTGCCGAATCGATATAG
- the corA gene encoding magnesium/cobalt transporter CorA, which produces MRIRKRKAYRRRQAEKKIGMPPGNLVYVGDEREAPVRITVIDFDEKHFNEKVYFSAEECFQYKNSLTNTWINVAGIYKTEIVEKIGKYYGVSSLVLEDVVNTDSRPKVDDDKEYVFIILKMLTYDKVQHCLKIEQISMILGKNFVISFQEDEKDLFDKLRERLHDPESRIRKMGSDYLCYTLMDKIVDEYFLIIESVGEELEKMEEEVAMEPSQQFLKRYNDLKQDSIFLRKSVWPLREVVNYLLRSEVAQVKPETLPYFRDLYDHIVQVIDATETYRDLFSDIMDVYLSTLSLRMNEVVKVLTIISTIFIPLTFIAGVYGMNFRFMPELNWKYGYAFAWGLMLSVAAIMVLYFKKKKWF; this is translated from the coding sequence ATGAGAATAAGGAAAAGAAAGGCGTATCGCAGGCGACAGGCTGAAAAAAAGATCGGAATGCCGCCAGGGAATCTGGTTTACGTGGGGGATGAGCGGGAAGCCCCGGTCCGTATAACTGTGATAGATTTTGATGAAAAGCATTTTAATGAAAAAGTTTATTTCAGTGCTGAAGAATGTTTTCAGTATAAAAATTCCTTGACAAACACCTGGATTAATGTAGCGGGTATTTATAAAACCGAAATAGTAGAAAAAATAGGCAAGTATTATGGAGTTAGTTCTTTGGTACTTGAAGACGTTGTAAACACAGATTCACGGCCAAAAGTAGACGATGATAAAGAGTATGTTTTTATTATTTTAAAGATGCTTACCTATGATAAGGTGCAGCACTGCTTAAAAATTGAGCAGATAAGCATGATCCTCGGTAAAAACTTTGTAATCTCTTTTCAGGAAGATGAAAAAGATTTGTTTGATAAGCTGCGTGAAAGATTACATGATCCTGAGTCACGCATCCGAAAAATGGGATCCGATTACTTATGCTATACCTTAATGGATAAAATAGTGGATGAGTACTTTTTGATAATTGAATCTGTAGGAGAGGAGCTTGAAAAAATGGAAGAAGAAGTTGCGATGGAGCCATCGCAGCAGTTTCTGAAAAGGTATAACGACCTGAAGCAGGACAGCATTTTTCTTCGCAAATCAGTATGGCCTTTGCGCGAGGTGGTAAATTATTTATTGCGCAGTGAGGTGGCACAGGTTAAACCCGAAACATTACCTTATTTCCGTGACTTATACGACCATATCGTTCAGGTTATAGATGCTACTGAAACTTACCGTGATCTCTTCAGTGATATTATGGACGTATACCTCTCCACACTCAGTTTGAGAATGAATGAGGTGGTGAAGGTGCTTACCATTATCTCCACCATTTTTATTCCGCTCACCTTTATTGCTGGAGTATATGGTATGAATTTTCGTTTTATGCCGGAACTTAACTGGAAATACGGCTACGCTTTCGCCTGGGGCCTTATGCTATCTGTAGCAGCCATAATGGTATTATATTTTAAAAAAAAGAAATGGTTCTAA